A section of the Streptomyces sp. NBC_00178 genome encodes:
- a CDS encoding DEAD/DEAH box helicase, giving the protein MSPFPIQEMTLPVALSGSDVIGQAKTGTGKTLGFGLPLLERVTVPADVEAGRAAPDKLTDAPQALIVVPTRELCQQVTNDLLTAGKVRNVRVLAIYGGRAYEPQVEALKKGVDVVVGTPGRLLDLAGQRKLDLSHIRVLVLDEADEMLDLGFLPDVERIITMLPARRQTMLFSATMPGAVISLARRYMSQPTHINATSPDDEGTTVKNTAQFVYRAHNMDKPEMVSRILQAEGRGLAMIFCRTKRTAADIAEQLEKRGFASGAVHGDLGQGAREQALRAFRNGKVDVLVCTDVAARGIDVEGVTHVINYQSPEDEKTYLHRIGRTGRAGAKGIAITLVDWDDIPRWQLINKALDLKFPDPPETYSTSPHLYEELGIPAGTKGVLPRADRTRAGLRAEEIEDLGETGGRGRKSAASAPAAREERAPRTPRQRRRTRGGGSIDEGAVTVPAPAAEPAAEEAVEPRTPRRRRRTRAAVAESIVETPVAVTEAPAVEAAPVTESEPADEAKPRRRRARTATAKPAVAAAPAAEPVVDFQTVALAEPVAEPVATKPRRRTRVVKPADEVDFQIAPVSEPVSETKTRRRPRAAAKPKADVVVETASAPDEAAETKPRRRRPRAAEKTTAAVSEAVVDDGAAPAKPRRRRARATTAAAETTEA; this is encoded by the coding sequence ATGTCCCCCTTCCCGATCCAGGAGATGACGCTTCCCGTCGCGCTCTCCGGGTCCGACGTCATCGGCCAGGCCAAGACCGGCACCGGCAAGACGCTCGGCTTCGGCCTGCCGCTCCTGGAGCGCGTGACCGTCCCCGCCGACGTCGAGGCGGGCCGGGCGGCCCCCGACAAGCTGACCGACGCGCCCCAGGCCCTGATCGTCGTTCCCACCCGCGAGCTGTGCCAGCAGGTCACCAACGACCTCCTGACGGCCGGCAAGGTCCGCAACGTCCGCGTCCTCGCGATCTACGGCGGCCGGGCGTACGAGCCCCAGGTCGAGGCCCTCAAGAAGGGCGTCGACGTGGTCGTCGGCACCCCCGGCCGGCTGCTCGACCTGGCGGGTCAGCGCAAGCTCGACCTGTCGCACATCCGCGTCCTCGTCCTCGACGAGGCCGACGAGATGCTGGACCTGGGCTTCCTGCCCGACGTCGAGCGCATCATCACCATGCTGCCGGCCCGGCGCCAGACGATGCTGTTCTCGGCCACCATGCCCGGTGCCGTCATCAGCCTCGCGCGCCGCTACATGTCGCAGCCGACGCACATCAACGCCACGTCGCCCGACGACGAGGGCACGACCGTGAAGAACACGGCGCAGTTCGTCTACCGCGCGCACAACATGGACAAGCCGGAGATGGTCTCGCGCATCCTGCAGGCCGAGGGCCGCGGGCTGGCGATGATCTTCTGCCGCACGAAGCGGACGGCCGCCGACATCGCGGAGCAGCTGGAGAAGCGCGGCTTCGCCTCCGGCGCGGTCCACGGCGACCTCGGCCAGGGTGCCCGCGAGCAGGCGCTGCGCGCCTTCCGCAACGGTAAGGTGGACGTCCTCGTCTGCACCGATGTCGCCGCCCGCGGCATCGACGTCGAGGGTGTGACCCATGTCATCAACTACCAGTCGCCCGAGGACGAGAAGACCTACCTGCACCGCATCGGCCGTACCGGCCGCGCGGGTGCCAAGGGCATCGCGATCACGCTGGTCGACTGGGACGACATCCCGCGCTGGCAGCTGATCAACAAGGCGCTGGACCTGAAGTTCCCGGACCCGCCGGAGACCTACTCCACCTCTCCGCACCTCTACGAGGAGCTGGGTATCCCCGCGGGGACCAAGGGCGTCCTGCCCCGCGCCGACCGGACCCGTGCGGGTCTGCGCGCGGAGGAGATCGAGGACCTCGGCGAGACGGGCGGCCGTGGCCGCAAGTCCGCCGCGTCCGCACCGGCGGCCCGTGAGGAGCGGGCGCCGCGCACCCCGCGTCAGCGTCGTCGTACGCGTGGCGGCGGCAGCATCGACGAGGGTGCCGTCACCGTGCCCGCTCCGGCGGCCGAGCCGGCCGCCGAGGAGGCGGTGGAACCGCGCACACCGCGTCGCCGTCGCCGTACGCGTGCCGCGGTGGCCGAGAGCATCGTGGAGACCCCGGTGGCCGTGACCGAGGCGCCGGCCGTCGAGGCCGCGCCCGTGACGGAGAGCGAGCCGGCCGACGAGGCCAAGCCGCGCCGTCGCCGTGCGCGTACCGCCACCGCGAAGCCCGCCGTCGCGGCCGCCCCGGCCGCCGAGCCCGTGGTGGACTTCCAGACCGTGGCCCTCGCGGAGCCGGTGGCGGAGCCCGTGGCCACCAAGCCGCGCCGTCGCACCCGCGTCGTGAAGCCGGCCGACGAGGTCGACTTCCAGATCGCCCCGGTCTCGGAGCCGGTGTCCGAGACGAAGACGCGTCGTCGGCCCCGTGCCGCCGCGAAGCCGAAGGCCGACGTGGTGGTCGAGACGGCGTCCGCGCCCGACGAGGCCGCGGAGACCAAGCCGCGCCGCCGCCGCCCGCGTGCCGCCGAGAAGACGACCGCGGCGGTGTCCGAGGCCGTGGTGGACGACGGTGCGGCTCCCGCCAAGCCGCGCCGGCGCCGTGCGCGCGCCACGACGGCCGCGGCCGAGACGACCGAGGCCTGA
- a CDS encoding ferritin-like fold-containing protein has product METPDNATEAPEEAPAPTGIAAQDWATASAEPQYRAAVVDLLGALAYGELAAFERLAEDAKLAPTLGDKAALAKMASAEFHHFEQLTDRLTAIEAEPTAAMEPFAKALDDFHRQTAPSDWLEGLVKAYVGDSIASDFYREIAARLDSDTRSLVLSVLDDTGHGNFAVEKVRAAIEAEPRVGGRLALWARRLMGEALSQAQRVVADRDALSTMLVGGVADGFDLAEVGRMFSRITEAHTKRMAALGLAA; this is encoded by the coding sequence ATGGAGACGCCTGACAACGCCACTGAAGCACCCGAAGAAGCGCCCGCACCGACCGGGATCGCCGCCCAGGACTGGGCCACCGCCTCCGCCGAGCCGCAGTACCGCGCCGCGGTGGTGGACCTGCTGGGCGCGCTCGCCTACGGAGAGCTCGCGGCCTTCGAGCGGCTCGCCGAGGACGCCAAACTCGCGCCGACACTCGGTGACAAGGCGGCCCTGGCGAAGATGGCGTCCGCCGAATTCCATCATTTCGAGCAGCTCACCGACCGGCTCACCGCCATCGAGGCGGAGCCGACCGCGGCCATGGAGCCGTTCGCCAAGGCGCTGGACGACTTCCACCGGCAGACGGCGCCGTCGGACTGGCTGGAAGGCCTGGTCAAGGCCTACGTCGGCGATTCGATCGCCAGCGACTTCTACCGGGAGATCGCCGCCCGGCTCGACTCGGACACCCGCTCGCTCGTCCTCTCCGTGCTCGACGACACGGGTCACGGCAACTTCGCCGTGGAGAAGGTCCGCGCGGCCATCGAGGCGGAGCCGCGGGTCGGCGGCAGGCTCGCGCTGTGGGCGCGCAGGCTGATGGGCGAGGCGCTCTCGCAGGCGCAGCGGGTCGTCGCGGACCGGGACGCCCTGTCCACCATGCTCGTGGGCGGAGTGGCGGACGGCTTCGACCTCGCCGAGGTCGGCCGGATGTTCTCCCGGATCACCGAGGCCCACACGAAGCGGATGGCCGCCCTCGGCCTCGCCGCCTGA
- a CDS encoding DUF3107 domain-containing protein has translation MEVKIGVQHTPREIVLESGLTAEEVESAVAEALNGKAQLLSLTDDKGRKVLVPADRIAYVEIGEPSTRRVGFGAL, from the coding sequence GTGGAGGTCAAGATCGGGGTGCAGCACACGCCCCGCGAGATCGTTCTGGAGAGCGGACTCACCGCCGAGGAGGTCGAGAGCGCGGTCGCCGAGGCGCTCAACGGCAAGGCGCAGCTGCTCAGCCTCACGGACGACAAGGGCCGCAAGGTCCTGGTACCGGCCGACCGGATCGCGTACGTGGAGATCGGCGAGCCCAGCACCCGGCGGGTCGGGTTCGGCGCGCTGTAG
- a CDS encoding TetR/AcrR family transcriptional regulator, producing MTAIEQTETARPRGTRLPRRARRNQLLGAAQEVFVAQGYHAAAMDDIAERAGVSKPVLYQHFPGKLELYLALLDQHCESLLQAVRTALASTTDNKLRVEATMDAYFAYVEDEGGAFRLVFESDLTNEPAVRERVDRVSLQCAEAISDVIAGDTGLSKDESMLLAVGLGGVSQVVARYWLSSPSGIPRESAVQLLTSLAWRGIAGFPLHGADQH from the coding sequence GTGACAGCCATCGAGCAGACAGAGACGGCACGCCCGCGGGGCACCCGGCTCCCCCGTCGTGCCCGACGCAACCAGCTGCTGGGCGCCGCGCAGGAGGTCTTCGTCGCGCAGGGCTACCACGCCGCGGCGATGGACGACATCGCGGAGCGGGCGGGCGTCAGCAAACCGGTGCTCTACCAGCACTTCCCCGGAAAGCTGGAGCTCTACCTCGCGCTGCTCGACCAGCACTGCGAGTCCCTCCTCCAGGCGGTCCGCACGGCGCTCGCCTCGACGACGGACAACAAGCTGCGCGTCGAGGCGACCATGGACGCCTACTTCGCCTACGTCGAGGACGAGGGCGGCGCCTTCCGCCTCGTCTTCGAGTCCGACCTGACCAACGAGCCGGCGGTGCGCGAGCGCGTCGACCGGGTGTCCCTGCAGTGCGCGGAGGCCATCTCCGACGTCATCGCCGGCGACACGGGCCTGTCCAAGGACGAGTCGATGCTGCTCGCGGTGGGGCTCGGCGGGGTCTCCCAGGTCGTCGCGCGCTACTGGCTCTCCAGCCCGTCGGGAATCCCGCGCGAGTCCGCGGTACAGCTGCTGACGTCGCTCGCCTGGCGCGGGATCGCCGGTTTCCCCCTGCACGGCGCCGATCAGCACTGA